In Brassica napus cultivar Da-Ae chromosome C2, Da-Ae, whole genome shotgun sequence, the sequence ggtcttcaactaccgtacgaagtgatagatgtatgtattgacaactgcatgatctactggggagcgGATAAGGAACGGAATAACTGCAAATTTTGtaggaaacctcgttatcaggagacgaagggaagagttccgatcccgttCAAAAGGATGTgatatttgcctttgacggaaagtttgcagaggttgtatcagtgtgagcgcacagcaaaagcaatgagatggcatgcagagcattccacaaatggtgagattagacatccttcagatgcgaaggcttggaaacatttccagtcaacatatccagaatttgcggaagagagaagaaatgtttatcttggattatgtactgatggtttcagcccatttggaaagagtggaagacagtattttctatggccagttattgtgataccgtacaacttaccgccaagcttgtgcatgcgacgagagtttttgttcctCTCAATTCTCGTACCTGGGCCAGAGCATCTAATAGATCACTAGaagtgtttcttcaaccactgatatatgagttgcaacaactatgggcgcatggttttgagacatacgatgtttcgttcaaagaaaacttttatatgcgggcagtacttatgtggacaataagtgactttccagcatatggtatgttatccgGGTGGACAACTCATGGGAgactatcatgtccatattgtcaagatgacacaaatgctttccaactaaagcacggaaggaaaacgtgttggtttgactgtcacagaagatttctaccacctgatcatccataccgtaGGAGTAAGactttgtttacgaagaacaagcaggtgtttgatggtccacctgaggaagttagcgGGGAAAATTTGTGGAAGCAGTTGAGGGATTTTGGTGCAGGTAGGACGCCAGacgtaggtggacatgaaaataTTCGAGTcgatgcggttggagagctacataactggcacaaaaaaagtattttctgggatctgccatattgggaggatcatctattgcggcataatttagatgtcatgcatatcgagAAGAAATTTTtcgacaatctgatgaacacaatccttaacatccaaggtaaaacaaaggataatttgaagtcaagattggatttagtcgatatatgtgatcgttctgaacttcacgttgatgagaacggtacggccccttttcccaattatcggctggatggtgctggaaaagaagagtttttttattggattacagatagagtgaaatttccagacggttattCTTCAAATTTTCGAAAcggcgttgatagaagcgaaggaaagtttactggcttgaagagtcatgattgtcatgtaattatgcagcgcctccttctgtTTGCTTTTTCCGCACTATTGCCATGTAATATTCATGAACCAATTGCAGGTATAAGTGTTttttccgcgatttatgcaccaGAGTAGTGACTGCAGAAGGTATTAGTAATCTGAAGGCAAACataccagtcagcatgtgcaacctcgAGAagatatctcctccatcattctttgatgtaatgaaacatcttgctattcttctcacaagagaattggaacttggtggtcctgtgcagtaccgatggatgtatctttttgagcgttatatgcatcatctgaagaagaaggtCAAAAATTTAAGCaaggtggaaggatctatagtcgTCCAGGTGAtgaatgaagaaactgcaatctttgctgaaaactATTTTCCatcagaagtgcatacaaaaaaccgaagacctgctcggcatgatgacaGAGGGGAgagggcaacatatcatgttactgtcccaagcatgttcacggaaataggacgacttagtggaaaacccacgaagcggagacttacggtgactgagcacgctcatttgcaaacatatttgctcaccaactgtgaaaatgttctacaatatgagaggtaaaaatagttattcatttaaattttttgattaatattcaataattttattttatattgataatgTCTTTTTATACAGTGTTTATATGGCAGAGTTGCAtttgactcacaggcatgcgacagaagatgagcttcaacAACTCAgacataacggatttgctgcatGGCTTcttagttatgtgagtcatatatcatattaccctatgcataTGATTAGTTTCTATTTAATATAAAGTAATTAACTTTtcactcatatatatatgtttttaatttataggtgaatgataaTTTGtaagttctatttttttttatctttatatttatttaaataaatatttttatatattctttggCTAATGACTGTTTTTAAGAttgaagcaaatgacggtaatcctgTTGATCGTCTTCAACTTATTAAGgaggctcacactaacaagaagacgggtcaaattcaggacgcCGTGATCAGATCCGTCGATGACTTGGTGGAAACTCAAAAAGAAGCTCTTCTATCTTCTCAGCCTCTTtctgatgacggcgattctacgggagcttcaaccaacatGTTCcgattgcaaataaatgagatggtcgaaaaggtaatttttttattaatatatttattttataatgtagtttactaactttaaatatttttgtaggcggttcctaaaaggaaaggatgacgtttagttgggttgacccgtcgtgcttcttcgtatccgacGTCTTCTTCGCAAGTTCCGTAtaccgatcccatgattctggAGCAGCTACAgaacaaagatgaacggattgtggcattggaggagcagaacgcCACTGTTCTTTCTGAAAATGCCACTATACTTGTTCAGCTGGAATCCCAAAAGAAGAACAAAGCCGAGATATTGGAAAAGCTAGATCGTTTGTTTCCTTcaggttcttagtttttttatgaattttaaaacttgatgaatgtttttttttctatttaagtttctatgaatttaaattctataatattattagttttaaatttcagattttgtgtatttattaatttttaatacaaaaaaatatttataaatgcaaaatttattcatatttaaaaatggtaTATTCTGACGAATCTGAGTCGTCAGAATATACCGACAAACCAGTTCGTCGAAATATACTGACGAATCagagtcgtcggaatataccgacgagtAAAGTCGTCAGAATATACTGACGAATTTGTGACGAATCtgtgtcgtcggaatattctgacgaACCTGCTTGTCGTTATATTCCGGCGACTTTGATTCGTCAGTATATTCTGACGACCTAATTCGTCAGAATATAGTGTTTCCGATGAATTCTGTTCTCGGAATATGTTATCGGAgtgtcgtcggaagttcgtcagaatgtgCTTTATCGGTATTCATCAGAAAGTCGTCGCAAACTCaaacgaaattccgacgaattttttttttccgacgaaatgatACCGACGACCACTTTCGTCATAAAGTCAAATTGTCTCTATTTCGACAAACTTCTGACGATTTTGTCCGTCAGTATCcgcctgttttcttgtagtggtatatagttttaagttttttgacTTGATCAAGGTCAATGATGCTAACACTGTTTTAAAAAAGGTTTATGTATGAGCAATTTAGAATCAGCTTGCTTCTCTTTATTCTTTGTTTGAGTTGAAGAAGTCTCCACAGATGACAATAGAGCTCTTCTGGCCTACTTTGCCTGGAAATTATTACCTCTCTTTGACACATCAGATAAGAAATTTTGACTTGCCACAAAACAAAACGTGTACTTGCAATGCAAGCAACCAGAAGAAACgtctttaagttttttttaagtaataaaaaatTGACAAGAAGACAACAAAACCGTAGCTTCCCACTCTTCATATTCGTCAGAGTAGTCATCCAATTCTTCTGGTATAAGTTTGAagataacccctaaacttaattatctaattaaatacttcataaaatcaaatcaaacttgaaaagtgtttactatacacagaaataaatacatataggtgaaaactaatttttgaaaaaaacatttcagctttccaaaatctaaccctaagaatacatacaatactacaacatatgtttgccaaacctctaaaccaaagaatatcatgattcactacttccacacATCTATcttgaaaacaaattaattttatcatatcttaatttatatcacttaaaattgtttataattacatgatttttatttttcacccatcaaaatattttttacaaaatttataaattatttttaagataaactGGTACCAAACGACTTACAAAAatgtcgtccagacgacttccaacatctcagacgacttactggggctatattcgtaaaaatggcttctgttcttttgtttggtcacaagaggctggactgtaatttcacaagatttttaggttagttttgcatttgattcaagtttgggtataggtttcgggttaaaatcaagttgtgggttagttttgatAAATTCCCCTTACATTTTTCGTGGAATAAAGAGAGTACATATTAATCCGCACAAGGTGCGGACACTGGTGGAGACATTTATTTGGGCCCCCGTCAAATCCACCAtctagttttaatatataataagtgaTTTTTCGATGCATAAacacggatataaatatttataaaataaatatattataaatttaatattctaattttaattatttgtatgtatgatttattttaattaatattatatttattttaatttaaatgtgCAATTTGAATATATAGTGTCTAGCTGATTTGGTTATTATTTGGGTATATGGAATTGTATTTACTTCTCTAAGtttaactataatattttttagctgaaataaatcaaaaaaaaattttgcatttagagttttgattttGGATATGCAAATTTAGATTATTTAAGCTACTCATTTTGCGGGTTATATTGAACTACACATATTTCTTCGAATCAAGACACAATTACTTTTGATTCTAGTACTCTATTATAAGAGCCATGTGATGCTCAAACCCGATGACAAGGCTTGGCTTCAAACCTGACATGTCAGTGTGCTTCCACAGTTTGGAACAACAACACATCACAATGCAGCCATTTATATCAAGAGTAAACAACATTGTagcaaaaataaaagaacattTCAAATACACAATCATTCACTGAACAACATTGtagcaaaaggaaaaaaaactgtCAAATATATTACATTCAGTTAAAAGACAGCATTGTAGCAAAACAAAGAAGCTTACTTGTAAGTTTAGCAGCATGTGAAGCAGGCTTCAACGACCACCAAATAGGATTGTAACATCTTCAAAAGAGAAATTAGCTGAAGTGGAAGTGGTTGTCATTTGTGTTACCGTTTCATTGCTTATATTGGGCATACCAAAACCAGTTGTATCAAATGATATGCTCGGAACAGGAACATTCCCTTCCAGATATTGTACTATATGTCTCATACTAGGTCTATTCTCCGGATTGCTCTGAGAACAAAGCATGCCTAGCTTCAAAAGCATCTTGACCTCTTCAGCTTTAAAGTTTCCTTCAAGTTTACTGTCAACAGTAATCATTAAATTATCTCTGCTTCCGCAAGTAGCAACCCACTTCATCAAAATCATTTGCTCAACTGGTCTCTCAGGGTCTACTGGCCTCCTTCCACAAACCACCTCAAGGATGAAAGATCCAAAAGCATAGACATCGGTTTTCGTGGTAGCCACTCCCATTGCAGTAAGCTCAGGTGCCATGTAGCCAATGGTTCCTACCACACGCGTGGCTTCAAGATTCTGGCCACGGTCATGAAACCTTGCAAGCCCAAAATCTCCCACCCTACCATTTAGTTCAGCGTCCAAAAGAATATTGCTAGATTTAATATCTCTGTGTAACACAACTTGCTCCCACTCTTCATGAAGATACAAAAGGGCAGATGCTACTCCCTTGATTATATTCAATCTCTGAGACCAAGTGAGGTCTTTCACTTTTTCTTTATTGAACAAGTAGTTATCTAGGCTTCCATTTGGCATGTAGTCATAAACCAAAAGCAATTCACCTTTGCGTCTGCAGTAGCCAAGGAGCTGCACCAAGTTCTTGTGCCTTAGCCTTCCCATGCTAGCGATCTCTGCTACGTATTGTTGCATTCCTTGTTCTGCATCATGGGAGACTCTCTTAACCGCGATTTGAGTACCGGAAAGAAGTTCTCCTTTGTATACTTTTCCGAAACCTCCGGCTCCAAGTAGCTGACTCTCCTTGAAACCTTTGGTTGCTTTGTAGAGGTTCTTGAAGGAATATCTTTGGGGGATGTACTCTTGTTCCCATTGTTCAAGCACCTCTGCATACTTCCTTCTCTGGTACAGGTACAAGATTCCTCCAAGCATCAAAATTATAGCAATTGACGGTATAGTAGCAACTAGAATTAGTGTTGAGCCTTTAGACTCTGACTCTGGTGGAgagggtggtggtggtggtgctgAGGGTGGTGGCGGTCGAGTAGGGGGATCCATAACCTTTGAGAGGTCAATGCTTTCTGATTTGCCACCTTTCTTGAAACTCCATGCAAGTATGTATTGGTCACTTTTAACTGTGCCTGTGGATCCAGAGAAACCTACAAACATTGTTTCATTGAAAATCTCTGAAAGATTGATGGGTCTTGACAAGAGAGGCACACTTGGTTTGATGGAACTTGACAAGAGAGGTGAAGCTGGCTTTGGAGTTGGTACTGGAGCCAACGTTACATTTAGTAGCTTCTCTGTTCCATCATAATCTATCCATATCAGAATAGGTTTTTCACTTGCAAGCAGCAGAGTTTTATTCTTTCCCTCTGTAGCATCAAAGTAACTAGCATTGGCATATTGGACGGAGAATATACTATTAACATCAATCCCTACATGGTTATCGCTTTGGTCCAGTGGTTCAGAGCTTTCATTAGTATCAAGCTCTATAGCCAGGATCCGGGTTTCAGTTTTATTGTTATTTGCTGAGTTAAAAAGCCCTAAACCTGAAGTTGCAGTGCCGTTAGCCATGAGGTCTATCTTAGGAGCTACCACAAAAGCCATACCTTGACCGTATGCAGGAGGTTTTGCCAgtggaaagattacaaagacAAATTGTGTTGAAAAGGAAAATGAACTGGGAGACGAGGCTGTGAAATTCATGGGAGTTTTGAGCATAGCATGCCCAGTGCTAGCCTTTGTATCATTTGTAAGATGCAATGGACCACCGTTGGTATTTGCCATCCCATCAAGATAAAGGTTTGCTTCTCTGAAGTCATACTCCAAAAATTGATACCCCTCTTGTGCCAACACCAAAAGCATCGCATGGACACTAATTATCATCCAGATACCATGTGATCCCACAACTCCAGCCATCTTGACCAGAGATGATCTTCTCTCACACCTTAGTTTGCGAATCTCAAATTCTCCTGCACCTTCTTTTCCATGAGAATTGTGTTTTTAAAACTGCAGAAAAGTCAGAGTTGACCTTTACATGGACGACACTATCAAAGAAAAGCTAGAAAtgttctttttcctttttgaaTTAGTAGATATACCACAATTCCTTTGTCATCATTTAGACGGTTCTTACAGTTGTGTGGCTTAACTACTTTGGTAGTCCTATCCTCATGACAAGTTTAATTAGGTACAATGGTATGtacttttatttttctacaTATAATGAGTACTTACCATGTATGTGGCAAGATAAGGTGATTAAATATGTACATTTGTGTTTCGATATATATGATAAGCGTGGTTACATTAGGTTTCAACTAGTCATAGTTGATCATATGTGTTCAGTttggatatatattttatgtgaaCATGGTTATGCTACATATGTGCACATATCTCTTGTCCTAAGCATGGGTTAAATCATACGAAAcattaaaaatcaataaatgCTAGTTGTATGTAGTTTAAGTTCTTTGACGTGCTCAAGGTCAATGATGCTGACACTGTTTCAAAATAGGTTTATGTATGAGTAATTTAGAATCAGCTTGCTTCTCTTTATTCTTTGTTTGAGTTGAAGAAGTCCCCACAGATGACAATAGAGCTCTTCTGACCTACTTTGCTTGGAAATTACCTCTCTTTGACACATCAGATAAGATATTTTGACTCGCCACAAAACAAAACGTATACTTGCAATGAAAGCAACCAGAAGAAACGTCTTTAAGTTCTTTTCaagtgataaaaaaattgacaagAATACCACAAAACTGTAGCTTCCACTCTTCATTTTCGTCAGAGTAGTCATCCAATTCTTCTGGTAGAAGTTTGGTCACGATAACAGCTTCTAATCCATTCTTGTGTATTTATCCATGAGACTTCCACTTCCTGTCTCACCTCCATGGTTTTTGTGATAACTATTCTCGGACTAACCAGCTTGTTAGCCTTTCTGTATAGACTGCACCGTTAACTTCTCTTCCAAGCAACTCAAAGTTTAATAACCACTAGAGATTGACTCGAGCACTAGCAGgggtgtttatttttgttttttttttttaatatttatttatttttaaatgataacatctatttttaaaatttacatgtattaaataattgtttacTATGacattaataaacaaaatactTTAATAGTTTACATtgtgtaattttattttgaataataaaccGTCAATTGTATcatccatattttaaaatataacccGTGCATCTTCACATTTTTTTCTGAATCAAAAATTGATGATAGGtatagtaaaattattttatgtactaAATCTATcatgttaattttttgtttatacaaacatttatcatattgaatttatgttttatggttgtttaatttgacaaaaatataataaatgataAAAGTTAAGATTAGGCAGTTTCTTAGTTGTATTAAAGTgtaattaaatagtttttttaattaataatcgaTTTAGgaaatgatttaataaataagaaaagCCAAAATATTTAATGTTAGACTTCTTAATTATTTCAGTGGCATGGACTtgtaaataaatagaaaattttagggttattttttatttgtactctCAGACGAGAAAAGTATCGCCGGCCGGCGGAGTGGGCTTCCACAGCCACCGTCGGTCCGGTTTAGTTTCTGTTTAAGCCTTCCTCTTCTctcattttagttttgtttgtaATTTTCGGTGGTTCTCCGGTTCCGGAAGGTGGAAGCTTTGACAGCTCCGTCGCCGCCGGCTTTGTTTCCGAGAGGTAGAGACTTCCATAGCTCTGCTATCGTCGGCTTTTGTTTCCGGGAGGCGGTGGCTTTGTCAGTACCGCTGTCGTCGGCTTTTGTTCCCGGGGGGTGGTAGCTCCTCTAGTATCGCCTTCTCCGGTTTTGTTTCTTTGGCTCCCggtttttattctttttcttctcgATCTATGAGTCTGCACTTCAAAGACTCTCTGCCTCTTGATCTATCATTTGAAACTGCTGCATGGATGTCGGAGGTAATGGATTGATTGTAGGCGTTTATTTGTTCGAGTGATATCATAGATCTGTGTTGGTGTGTGGTGAACCGTTTGGCTTGGGTTTCCGACGAGATCTCGATGTGTTAGATCGATGAATGCTCTCCGATGAAGGTTCTCGAGCGGTGAAGGTCGCACAGTCTCGATCTGGTGGTGTGCGACGCCGTTGACGTCGGTTAGCTTGGAGAGACTAGGGTTTCCAGTTTCTGGGCTGTGGGGTTTGGACTTTAGGCCCGTATGTGGTTTTTTCTAGTTGGGCCGAATGTTTGGGCTTTTTATTGTAATGTTTTCGGATGGGCTTTGACccttaatattaaatattcagaggaaaaaaatatatatatagatttggtATAGCTTGGTCAAGATTTTCTACTTTGTTTCCTTGACCAATATTTTAATGACTAATTTATATCTCTGCTTACTGATTTGTGTTTGTGGGCAGCtgataaaatgaaaaagatttatatacttCTCTAAATTTTACAATGCTATAAACAACTTACTACACCgtaatttacaaattacaacAACCCAACTCAAGTGAATACAAGAACAACAAAAGAGAAGAAGTAGACCAATTGTTTCTAAGGCAAACACTCTCTTACACCAGTACTGCATTATGAATTCAATTTAAAAcatgcagaataataaaagagaaaaagacaaaaatagcactaaatcaagtttatgttctcaaactagcactcaaggtcaaaagtcacaaaaatagcacttaatgttttatcaaaagtcacaaacttagggtttagagttaaagggtggggtttaggatttaggatttagggtttagggtttagagtttagggtttagggtttagattttagggtttaggatttagggtttagggtttagggtttagagtttagggtttagggtttagagtttagggtttagggtttatggtttagggtttagagtttagggtttagggtttatagttgagaaatgaggttttggggataagatttcaaattttgaaaaataaaaaaattaaaattttcaaatgataaacttaaaaaggtgctattttggtcattttagtttttgaatgctatttttgtgatataaacttagaaatgtgttattttggagatttgcccataaTAAAAGTACGTAGCATTGTAAAGGTCATATCATTGACCTACTAGTAATTCATGCAGTTGTATTGTAGCTAACTTATTACCCAACTATTCACAAAACGTATGAATTGATTCTCTTTGTTTAATGAAAAGAGTTAATCACATAATTGAAACTATTTTACAAACAATAAAGAATAACTTTGAGAAACATTAAGAAGATTTTCAATAAGTGTTCACACTTCTTGTGTTTGTACATGAAAACTAAAAGCTTTCGGTGGAGTTGGAAAGATGTTCAGCAAGCTCTTGGTTCATCACTTGatattcatcttcatcatcatccacTTCTATTGGTAGAGATTTATCGCCAGGCCTAGCTGGAGGATCACTAGATTGAGAAAGAGCGGACATTGGTGGCTCTTCTTGATCATCTTTCTCCGTTGTTTGTTGATCATCCAATCCCGTTCTTGCGAATCTGTCAACGAGCTCTCCAGTCCCATCTTCTTCTGCGTCATGTGTCCCCTCCACGGCTtcaacttcttcatccttaGAATTGCTTATCTTGCGAATCTTGCACAGGACCAGTTCTTGAAACGTATTTTCGTCCGGTAGCGAATACTCGTACATAATCCAGCTACTATTGCTCCCAGGAACAACAGCAGAAGTACCGTCTCCTCTCTTCTGcctcttattttttattttttttttggtaaaatgttaaatttataccATTTTCGCTTTTTGAATGTTGCATACAACTTATTTgagagaaaagaaaactaaCCAACCTAGAAACTCAAAAAAGGATCAACCCTCAAGGGGGTTGGGTACAAGAGAAATAGTACTGGAGAAGCGAAGGCGAGTGGTCCGGTGATGGAAAGGAGATGAGGCGATCTCGGAGCAGACGGTCTTGAGCATGACGGAGCCCAGCAGCTGAAGTAGACGTGGAGGTGAAAATCCTGGCATTTCTTTCCCGCCAGATCAGGTAGATGGCTGTCTGGAACATAAGCTTGATCACTGGAGCTGAGAGTGAGGAAAGCCGACGGTGAATGATAAGAGCAGCCACAGAGTGAAGATCCAAAGGTGTAGCTGCAAGGATTTGCTGTGAGAAATGCTTCCAGATGCCGGAAGAGAAGTCGCATTCAAAGAAAAGATGGTGATGTGTCTCTATACCGGAGGAGCATAAGACACAGTCAGCAGGGACATTTAATCCCCATCTTCTCAGTCGATCCCGAGCCGGCAGTCTCCGCAAAAGAGCAAGCCAAGAGACAAAAGCAGTACGTGGTATATTCTCCTTAAACCACACAACCTTAGACCAGTACACCGGTGGTGACCTCTGTCTGATATGTTCCCAAGTTACCTTGGAAGAGAATTTAGGTCCAAAACTACCATCAGCTTTGCGCCAAAGAAATTG encodes:
- the LOC111213030 gene encoding putative L-type lectin-domain containing receptor kinase II.2, translated to MAGVVGSHGIWMIISVHAMLLVLAQEGYQFLEYDFREANLYLDGMANTNGGPLHLTNDTKASTGHAMLKTPMNFTASSPSSFSFSTQFVFVIFPLAKPPAYGQGMAFVVAPKIDLMANGTATSGLGLFNSANNNKTETRILAIELDTNESSEPLDQSDNHVGIDVNSIFSVQYANASYFDATEGKNKTLLLASEKPILIWIDYDGTEKLLNVTLAPVPTPKPASPLLSSSIKPSVPLLSRPINLSEIFNETMFVGFSGSTGTVKSDQYILAWSFKKGGKSESIDLSKVMDPPTRPPPPSAPPPPPSPPESESKGSTLILVATIPSIAIILMLGGILYLYQRRKYAEVLEQWEQEYIPQRYSFKNLYKATKGFKESQLLGAGGFGKVYKGELLSGTQIAVKRVSHDAEQGMQQYVAEIASMGRLRHKNLVQLLGYCRRKGELLLVYDYMPNGSLDNYLFNKEKVKDLTWSQRLNIIKGVASALLYLHEEWEQVVLHRDIKSSNILLDAELNGRVGDFGLARFHDRGQNLEATRVVGTIGYMAPELTAMGVATTKTDVYAFGSFILEVVCGRRPVDPERPVEQMILMKWVATCGSRDNLMITVDSKLEGNFKAEEVKMLLKLGMLCSQSNPENRPSMRHIVQYLEGNVPVPSISFDTTGFGMPNISNETVTQMTTTSTSANFSFEDVTILFGGR